A region from the Paludicola sp. MB14-C6 genome encodes:
- a CDS encoding RNA polymerase sigma factor has product MNHSYENQIWITTIIDTYSDTILRIAFHYVKNQNDAEDIVQNVFLKLISKVPVFENKEHEKAFIIRMTINLCKDYYKAAWHQKIVSLDDCNETFEDEHKTDLLPIIRQLPTNYKNVIYLYYYEDYSIEQIANILQSKPATIATWLHRARTKLKTLLKGEFEDEYEPIYKRT; this is encoded by the coding sequence GTGAATCATAGCTATGAAAACCAAATATGGATAACCACTATCATAGATACTTATTCTGATACAATACTTCGTATTGCGTTTCATTATGTCAAAAATCAAAATGATGCCGAAGATATTGTTCAAAATGTATTTTTAAAGCTTATCAGTAAAGTCCCCGTTTTTGAAAACAAGGAGCATGAAAAAGCCTTTATTATTCGAATGACAATCAATTTATGCAAAGATTACTACAAAGCCGCATGGCATCAAAAAATCGTTTCCCTTGATGATTGCAATGAAACTTTTGAGGACGAGCATAAAACCGACCTACTCCCCATCATTCGGCAATTGCCAACAAATTATAAGAATGTGATATATTTATATTACTACGAGGATTACAGTATCGAGCAAATTGCAAACATACTGCAATCAAAGCCTGCAACAATTGCAACTTGGCTTCATCGTGCGAGGACTAAGCTAAAAACTCTGCTGAAAGGAGAGTTTGAAGATGAATATGAACCAATATATAAACGAACTTAA